The proteins below are encoded in one region of Sander vitreus isolate 19-12246 chromosome 24, sanVit1, whole genome shotgun sequence:
- the LOC144512935 gene encoding uncharacterized protein LOC144512935 isoform X2 has protein sequence MGQLTRCYVLLLPLCFGFGSEVTLVKTIGREPDVTPICTNTTLSPITLVVCKIRTEMSGGEECRLLYRYGQDFENQCDSRFTLMVENQTVFLHLTSLTPVDSGNYTCECTHPGGTFILHLNITVEEDGDADSSTQMQILSALIGVTIVITITAVIFRCIYRSVRHGRQPQQLSSHPNTDEDDPDDPYTSLQQPVSDLYQTISNSAGKIVTARWDNQEID, from the exons ATGGGTCAATTGACACGGTGTTATGTTCTGCTCCTGCCACTGTGTTTTGGTTTTGGCTCTGAAG TGACTCTTGTGAAAACCATCGGGAGAGAACCAGATGTTACTCCGATATGCACCAATACAACACTGAGTCCCATCACACTTGTAGTGTGTAAGATCAGAACAGAGATGAGCGGGGGAGAAGAGTGTCGTCTGCTGTATCGATATGGACAGGACTTTGAGAACCAATGTGACTCCAGATTCACTCTTATGGTGGAGAATCAGACTGTATTTCTCCACCTGACCAGTTTAACACCAGTGGATAGTGGGAACTACACCTGTGAGTGTACACATCCTGGTGGAACATTCATTCTCCATCTGAATATCACTGTGGAAG AGGATGGAGATGCCGACAGTTCAACACAAATGCAGATTCTAAGCGCCTTGATTGGTGTAACTATAGTCATCACTATAACTGCAGTTATCTTCAGGTGTATCTACAGAAGTGTACGACATGG AAGACAACCACAACAACTGAGCAGTCATCCAAACACG GATGAAGATGACCCAGATGATCCTTACACAAGCCTCCAGCAACCAGTGAGTGATCTCTACCAAACTATCTCAAACTCAGCAGGCAAGATAGTGACGGCCCGCTGGGATAACCAGGAAATAGACTGA
- the LOC144513002 gene encoding uncharacterized protein LOC144513002 — translation MSVSSHPPPPPLFSIVSRLQHCYSDLSIIMGQLTRCYVLLLPLCFGFDSEVTLVKTIGREPDVTPICTNTTLSPITLVVCKIRTEMSGGEECRLLYRYGQDFENQCDSRFTLMVENQTVFLHLTSLTPVDSGNHNCECMYPGGTFILHLNITVEADEDASSSTEMPFLSAVIIGVIIFITITGVILRCIHRRNHHRRRSEALTSHANTEPEDIEPYSTYIQKEKRALLNCNIIECVYLIQI, via the exons ATGTCAGTGTCgtctcatcccccccccccccctctcttcagTATAGTTTCCCGACTGCAACACTGTTACTCAGACCTCTCTATCATCATGGGTCAATTGACACGGTGTTATGTTCTGCTCCTGCCACTGTGTTTTGGTTTTGACTCTGAAG TGACTCTTGTGAAAACCATCGGGAGAGAACCAGATGTTACTCCGATATGCACCAATACAACACTGAGTCCCATCACACTTGTAGTGTGTAAGATCAGAACAGAGATGAGCGGGGGAGAAGAGTGTCGTCTGCTGTATCGATATGGACAGGACTTTGAGAACCAATGTGACTCCAGATTCACTCTTATGGTGGAGAATCAGACTGTATTTCTCCACCTGACCAGTTTAACACCAGTGGATAGTGGGAACCACAACTGTGAGTGTATGTATCCTGGTGGAACATTCATTCTCCATCTGAATATCACTGTGGAAG cggatgaagatgccAGCAGTTCTACAGAAATGCCTTTCCTCAGTGCTGTAATTATTGGTGTAATTATATTCATCACGATAACTGGAGTTATCCTCAGATGTATCCACAGAAGAAATCACCACAG AAGACGATCAGAAGCGCTGACAAGTCATGCAAACACG gAGCCAGAAGACATTGAGCCGTACAGCACCTACATACAGAAAGAGAAACGAGCTTTACTCAACTGTAATATAATTGAATGTGTTTACCTGATACAAATTTAA
- the LOC144513004 gene encoding uncharacterized protein LOC144513004 — MGIWKMWFVLLLKLTLYVFDTKETGQQLQKTIGSKPDVTPICINTTLSPITLLVCEIRTETSGGDECRLLYRNGQDFENKCDSRFTLMTENQTVFLHLTGLTPVDSGNHICECSHADGTFILHLNITVEADEDASSSTEMPFLSAVIIGVIIFITITGVILGCIHRRNHHRRRSEALTSHANTEPEDIEPYSTYIQKENELYSTVIYH; from the exons ATGGGTATATGGAAAATGTGGTTTGTTCTGCTCCTGAAGCTAACTTTGTATGTCTTCGACACCAAAG AGACTGGGCAGCAACTGCAGAAAACCATCGGTAGCAAACCAGATGTTACTCCGATATGCATCAATACAACACTGAGTCCCATCACGCTTCTAGTGTGTGAGATCAGAACAGAGACGAGCGGCGGAGATGAGTGCCGTCTGCTGTATCGAAATGGACAggactttgaaaacaaatgtgacTCCAGATTCACTCTTATGACAGAGAATCAGACTGTATTTCTCCACCTGACTGGTTTAACACCAGTGGATAGTGGGAATCACATCTGTGAGTGTTCACATGCTGATGGAACATTCATTCTCCATCTGAATATCACTGTGGAAG cggatgaagatgccAGCAGTTCTACAGAAATGCCTTTCCTCAGTGCTGTAATTATTGGTGTAATTATATTCATCACGATAACTGGAGTTATCCTCGGATGTATCCACAGAAGAAATCACCACAG AAGACGATCAGAAGCGCTGACAAGTCATGCAAACACG gAGCCAGAAGACATTGAGCCGTACAGCACCTACATACAGAAAGAGAACGAGCTTTACTCAACTGTCATATATCATTGA